AGCTGCCACCGAGAATCGGAGCTAAGATGGCCAGTGCTTCAGATATTCTAACCAATGCTACAGAGGAGTACCACTTAAGCGTTAACGACGTTAAATTCTGGACTCCGTATTGGATTAACTGGGCCAAACCGCCCTATCATCTTGATGCTCCACTGGTCGGGAAGGGGACTCCAACCGAGCTTCGAAGTGCCTTACTCGATATTTTAGCCCAAACCGACCAGCCGCCTCGGACTGAAGATGGCTATCGTAGCCTAATGAAGCAGCATGGCTTGGGCGTCGACTGTTCGGCGCTAGCCTACCATATCCTTGAACGTTTGGTTCGAGATCTAACCGATCAGGATCTAGCTGAACATTTGTTTGCGCCTAAGAATGATATCATCGAGGCCAGTCAAAAGCTGTCCTGGCAGGAAGCTGGAGTAAGCCAGCCAACTCTGGATGCGCTGCCAGATCAAATCACGATTGCGGAAGTCTCGCGTTTATTTAAGCGTAACCCTCGGCACATTACTAACGTGGCCAGACTAACGGCTGAGGCTGCCACCAAAGCTGTTTCAGCCAGCGACATTCAGCCGGGGGACATGATTAAAATGACCAGTGCAGCCGGGGACCACCTTGGGGTAGTTATTTCGGTTGCACCAGATAAAATTCGCTACGCTGACAGTCGTGAAATCAAGCAGTCCAACGGTGTCCGGTATCAAGATATTCTGATAACCAACCCAGGCCAAAACCTCGACCAACAAGACTGGCCGGACGTGCATGACTTCAACCCTAATGCCGGTGATCGGGTCTGCCGTTTAAAGGTTCTGGATGGCCGAGTCTAGCGGTTTTAAAGTCGGCGTTTATCAACTAGTCGCTCGAATTCCCAGGGGGCGAGTCATGACCTATGGGCAGATTGCTGCGCTGTTGGGTTCGCCCCGTTCGGCTAGAATCGTCGGTCAAGTAGCGCATTGGGGTCCGCTAGATTTGCCCTGGCAGCGAGTCGTCCACAAAGATGGCGCTCTGGCTCGGGGCTACACCACTGGAGGGTTAGAGGCCCATAAACGAGATCTAAAAGCCGAAGGGGTGATGGTTGATCATAAATATCGGGTGGTTGG
Above is a window of Candidatus Saccharimonadales bacterium DNA encoding:
- a CDS encoding methylated-DNA--[protein]-cysteine S-methyltransferase, giving the protein MAESSGFKVGVYQLVARIPRGRVMTYGQIAALLGSPRSARIVGQVAHWGPLDLPWQRVVHKDGALARGYTTGGLEAHKRDLKAEGVMVDHKYRVVGLESLLWWPND